The following proteins are encoded in a genomic region of Oryctolagus cuniculus chromosome 6, mOryCun1.1, whole genome shotgun sequence:
- the PPDPFL gene encoding pancreatic progenitor cell differentiation and proliferation factor-like protein isoform X5 has protein sequence MASVPSIGCLLAKNQYYRKSSISSDSSLTGSDSVNFMDDDKFQQGFPEVAESTWWFKSFFHPGPVLSNVRSKDPSTALIVDAGNQDVLPAEVPRGKPSISSTAANAEDFFLCSIHKRHGVNPDVQQLMIG, from the exons ATGGCTTCAGTGCCTTCCATTGGTTGCCTTCTGGCCAAAAACCAGTATTATCGGA AGTCCAGTATTTCTTCAGATAGCTCTTTAACTGGCTCTGATTCTGTTAACTTCATGGATGATGACAAATTCCAACAAG GATTCCCTGAAGTGGCAGAATCCACCTGGTGGTTTAAGTCTTTTTTCCATCCTGGACCTGTGCTCTCAAATGTGAGAAGCAAAGATCCATCTACTG CACTCATAGTTGACGCTGGCAATCAAGATGTtctccctgctgaagtgccaCGGGGTAAGCCCTCGATCTCCAGTACTGCGGCCAATGCAGAGGACTTCTTCCTATG ctcaattcacaaaagacatggagtcaacccagatgtccagcagctgatgattggataa
- the PPDPFL gene encoding pancreatic progenitor cell differentiation and proliferation factor-like protein isoform X1, whose protein sequence is MASVPSIGCLLAKNQYYRKSSISSDSSLTGSDSVNFMDDDKFQQGFPEVAESTWWFKSFFHPGPVLSNVRSKDPSTALIVDAGNQDVLPAEVPRGKPSISSTAANAEDFFLCSLLMNLGKAMKSGPRVWAPASFCETQMKLLALAWPSTNCCCHLGSEPEDGRSLPLFSLSLSLTLIFKISKSILMDSQEMNVEE, encoded by the exons ATGGCTTCAGTGCCTTCCATTGGTTGCCTTCTGGCCAAAAACCAGTATTATCGGA AGTCCAGTATTTCTTCAGATAGCTCTTTAACTGGCTCTGATTCTGTTAACTTCATGGATGATGACAAATTCCAACAAG GATTCCCTGAAGTGGCAGAATCCACCTGGTGGTTTAAGTCTTTTTTCCATCCTGGACCTGTGCTCTCAAATGTGAGAAGCAAAGATCCATCTACTG CACTCATAGTTGACGCTGGCAATCAAGATGTtctccctgctgaagtgccaCGGGGTAAGCCCTCGATCTCCAGTACTGCGGCCAATGCAGAGGACTTCTTCCTATG ctccctgttaatgaacctgggaaaagcaatgaagaGTGGGCCAagggtttgggctcctgcatctttttgcgagacccagatgaagctcttggctttggcctggcccagcactaactgctgctgtcatctggggagtgaaccagaggatggaagatcactccctctcttttctctctccctctctctaactctgattttcaaaataagtaaatcaatcttgaTGGACTCTCAGGAAATGAATGTCGAAGAATAA
- the PPDPFL gene encoding pancreatic progenitor cell differentiation and proliferation factor-like protein isoform X3 — translation MASVPSIGCLLAKNQYYRKSSISSDSSLTGSDSVNFMDDDKFQQGFPEVAESTWWFKSFFHPGPVLSNVRSKDPSTALIVDAGNQDVLPAEVPRGKPSISSTAANAEDFFLWALQLLLSKELTLRVPLSTQSPEEQGPTDFSRA, via the exons ATGGCTTCAGTGCCTTCCATTGGTTGCCTTCTGGCCAAAAACCAGTATTATCGGA AGTCCAGTATTTCTTCAGATAGCTCTTTAACTGGCTCTGATTCTGTTAACTTCATGGATGATGACAAATTCCAACAAG GATTCCCTGAAGTGGCAGAATCCACCTGGTGGTTTAAGTCTTTTTTCCATCCTGGACCTGTGCTCTCAAATGTGAGAAGCAAAGATCCATCTACTG CACTCATAGTTGACGCTGGCAATCAAGATGTtctccctgctgaagtgccaCGGGGTAAGCCCTCGATCTCCAGTACTGCGGCCAATGCAGAGGACTTCTTCCTATG GGCACTGCAGCTGCTTCTAAGCAAGGAGCTGACTCTCAGGGTTCCTCTGAGTACCCAGAGTCCTGAAGAGCAGGGCCCTACTGACTTCTCCAGAGCCTGA
- the PPDPFL gene encoding pancreatic progenitor cell differentiation and proliferation factor-like protein isoform X2 gives MASVPSIGCLLAKNQYYRKSSISSDSSLTGSDSVNFMDDDKFQQGFPEVAESTWWFKSFFHPGPVLSNVRSKDPSTALIVDAGNQDVLPAEVPRGKPSISSTAANAEDFFLWDINSHPRIIKGLVNQRSSWNSEPRGKDHLTLRMMRT, from the exons ATGGCTTCAGTGCCTTCCATTGGTTGCCTTCTGGCCAAAAACCAGTATTATCGGA AGTCCAGTATTTCTTCAGATAGCTCTTTAACTGGCTCTGATTCTGTTAACTTCATGGATGATGACAAATTCCAACAAG GATTCCCTGAAGTGGCAGAATCCACCTGGTGGTTTAAGTCTTTTTTCCATCCTGGACCTGTGCTCTCAAATGTGAGAAGCAAAGATCCATCTACTG CACTCATAGTTGACGCTGGCAATCAAGATGTtctccctgctgaagtgccaCGGGGTAAGCCCTCGATCTCCAGTACTGCGGCCAATGCAGAGGACTTCTTCCTATG GGATATTAATAGCCATCCCAGAATAATAAAGGGACTAGTCAATCagaggagcagttggaactcagaGCCCCGAGGGAAAGATCACCTGACTTTGAGGATGATGAGGACATG A
- the PPDPFL gene encoding pancreatic progenitor cell differentiation and proliferation factor-like protein isoform X6: MASVPSIGCLLAKNQYYRKSSISSDSSLTGSDSVNFMDDDKFQQGFPEVAESTWWFKSFFHPGPVLSNVRSKDPSTALIVDAGNQDVLPAEVPRGKPSISSTAANAEDFFLCSQE; this comes from the exons ATGGCTTCAGTGCCTTCCATTGGTTGCCTTCTGGCCAAAAACCAGTATTATCGGA AGTCCAGTATTTCTTCAGATAGCTCTTTAACTGGCTCTGATTCTGTTAACTTCATGGATGATGACAAATTCCAACAAG GATTCCCTGAAGTGGCAGAATCCACCTGGTGGTTTAAGTCTTTTTTCCATCCTGGACCTGTGCTCTCAAATGTGAGAAGCAAAGATCCATCTACTG CACTCATAGTTGACGCTGGCAATCAAGATGTtctccctgctgaagtgccaCGGGGTAAGCCCTCGATCTCCAGTACTGCGGCCAATGCAGAGGACTTCTTCCTATG
- the PPDPFL gene encoding pancreatic progenitor cell differentiation and proliferation factor-like protein isoform X4 encodes MASVPSIGCLLAKNQYYRKSSISSDSSLTGSDSVNFMDDDKFQQGFPEVAESTWWFKSFFHPGPVLSNVRSKDPSTALIVDAGNQDVLPAEVPRGKPSISSTAANAEDFFLCLRVTPSEKSSPTPLTKYTFHYHRG; translated from the exons ATGGCTTCAGTGCCTTCCATTGGTTGCCTTCTGGCCAAAAACCAGTATTATCGGA AGTCCAGTATTTCTTCAGATAGCTCTTTAACTGGCTCTGATTCTGTTAACTTCATGGATGATGACAAATTCCAACAAG GATTCCCTGAAGTGGCAGAATCCACCTGGTGGTTTAAGTCTTTTTTCCATCCTGGACCTGTGCTCTCAAATGTGAGAAGCAAAGATCCATCTACTG CACTCATAGTTGACGCTGGCAATCAAGATGTtctccctgctgaagtgccaCGGGGTAAGCCCTCGATCTCCAGTACTGCGGCCAATGCAGAGGACTTCTTCCTATG CTTAAGAGTCACCCCCTCAGAGAAATCTTCTCCAACTCCCTTGACCAAATACACTTTCCACTACCATCGAGGCTAG